One window from the genome of Bacillus weihaiensis encodes:
- a CDS encoding EAL and HDOD domain-containing protein — MEVFVARQPILNNNEEVIAYELLYRGSKDNVFPNIDGDRATTEVIINSFLNIGMQDLSEGKKCFINFTGSLLKSKLPTYFNPNSIVVEILETVEIDEELIVICHELKELGYTIALDDFKVQESSRLLPKLLKYIDIIKVDFLQTSYEERKKLVERYRPLQIELLAEKVETREDFIAAKQAGYTYFQGYFFSKPFIISSYDVPMYLKTYYQIFNEITKTEPDIDVIASEIERDISMSYKLLKLINSPAFRPINKIKSIKQAIVLLGLNELKKWIYVLSLKEMKTEKEKNMDEVVKMSLVRAKLCEQIALALGKSHTDSAQFMLTGLFSLIDTLLHRHIQDILNDLPLSDDIQHALLGEENELNKVLNWALLIERTTWNEEEIPFTKEQISQIYVQAIDWASSLMKEMGG, encoded by the coding sequence ATGGAGGTATTTGTAGCAAGACAGCCTATTTTAAACAATAATGAAGAAGTAATTGCCTATGAGCTTTTATATAGAGGTAGTAAAGATAATGTGTTCCCTAATATTGATGGAGACCGTGCGACGACTGAAGTAATTATTAATAGCTTCTTAAATATTGGGATGCAAGACTTATCAGAAGGAAAAAAATGCTTTATAAACTTTACAGGCTCACTGTTAAAGTCCAAACTTCCTACATACTTTAATCCAAATTCAATCGTAGTGGAGATTTTGGAAACAGTTGAGATTGATGAAGAGCTAATTGTAATTTGTCATGAATTGAAAGAACTAGGGTACACCATTGCCTTGGATGATTTTAAGGTTCAGGAATCATCGCGTCTTTTACCAAAATTATTAAAGTATATTGATATTATAAAGGTTGATTTTTTGCAAACCTCATATGAGGAACGGAAGAAGTTAGTTGAAAGATATCGGCCTTTACAAATTGAATTGCTTGCGGAAAAAGTCGAAACACGTGAAGACTTTATAGCAGCAAAACAGGCAGGCTATACTTATTTCCAAGGGTATTTCTTTAGTAAGCCTTTCATTATTTCAAGCTATGATGTACCGATGTATTTAAAAACCTATTATCAAATTTTTAATGAAATAACGAAGACAGAGCCTGATATTGATGTAATTGCCTCTGAAATAGAGCGTGATATTTCAATGTCATATAAGCTTTTAAAGCTTATTAATTCTCCAGCATTTAGGCCAATAAATAAAATTAAGTCCATTAAACAAGCAATTGTCTTACTTGGTTTAAATGAATTGAAAAAGTGGATTTATGTGTTGTCATTAAAAGAAATGAAAACAGAAAAAGAAAAAAATATGGATGAAGTGGTGAAAATGTCACTTGTCCGTGCAAAGCTTTGTGAACAAATTGCCTTAGCGTTAGGGAAAAGTCACACGGATTCCGCGCAATTTATGTTAACGGGATTGTTTTCTCTCATTGATACTCTTTTACATCGACATATACAAGATATCCTTAATGATCTGCCTTTATCAGACGACATTCAACATGCTCTGTTAGGGGAGGAAAATGAACTAAATAAAGTGTTAAATTGGGCGCTGCTAATTGAAAGAACGACTTGGAATGAAGAGGAAATACCTTTTACTAAAGAGCAAATTAGTCAGATTTACGTTCAAGCTATTGACTGGGCATCCAGTTTAATGAAGGAAATGGGAGGGTGA
- a CDS encoding TerC family protein, which yields MELFSVEFFTALLSIVVIDLVLAGDNAIVIGLAARKLPKDQQKKVIIWGTIGAIVIRAIATLLVVYLLKIPGLLLAGGLILIWIAYKLVTDEDDHDVEAGDSIWAAIRTIIIADAVMGLDNVLAVAGAAHGSFLLVILGLLISIPIVVWGSTIILKFIERFPLIILAGSAVLAWTASKMIVKEPFLATFFAEDWLKYGFELLIVLFIVSIGYVKNKAKKIKTSAS from the coding sequence ATGGAGCTCTTTTCGGTTGAATTTTTTACTGCACTGTTATCAATTGTGGTGATTGATTTAGTATTAGCTGGAGACAATGCCATTGTTATTGGACTAGCTGCTAGAAAGCTTCCAAAGGATCAGCAAAAAAAGGTAATCATCTGGGGAACAATTGGCGCTATCGTTATAAGAGCCATCGCTACTTTACTTGTTGTATACCTTTTGAAGATACCTGGTTTGCTTTTAGCCGGTGGGTTAATCTTGATTTGGATAGCGTATAAACTAGTGACAGATGAAGATGATCATGATGTAGAGGCTGGTGACAGTATTTGGGCAGCTATCAGAACCATCATCATAGCGGATGCTGTCATGGGGTTAGATAATGTCTTAGCTGTTGCGGGAGCTGCCCATGGAAGCTTTTTATTAGTTATTCTTGGACTACTTATCTCCATTCCCATTGTTGTGTGGGGAAGTACCATCATCTTAAAATTTATTGAGAGATTCCCATTGATTATATTAGCAGGTTCTGCGGTCCTAGCATGGACAGCATCAAAAATGATTGTGAAAGAGCCCTTCTTAGCTACCTTTTTCGCTGAGGATTGGTTAAAATATGGCTTTGAACTATTAATCGTGCTTTTCATCGTATCAATCGGTTATGTGAAAAATAAAGCGAAGAAAATAAAAACGAGTGCTAGTTAA
- a CDS encoding DegQ family regulator: MDQQKIEEMTQKLLQIEKELRETKQSLLSINKSIDKYDKYSIINVS, from the coding sequence ATGGATCAGCAGAAAATTGAAGAAATGACACAAAAGCTTCTGCAAATTGAGAAGGAATTGAGAGAAACGAAACAATCTTTACTCTCAATAAATAAAAGCATAGATAAATATGATAAATACTCAATTATAAATGTTTCATAA
- a CDS encoding polyprenyl synthetase family protein: MINLIHQEMNHLIVSKLTNSGLKELLLSFIAHKKALNFAQLTWIHYQAFGGKGEQIYRLAAAVELLILSFDILDDLEDQDNTEEPWMQLDYSLSLNAATTLYTLSQSAILTLHSSHKVEIYQSFLKYSLLAMEGQHDDLENNITSEEHCLQTMKLKSGSLIALASVCGMQLAGKYDTKVEEYSYEIGLAAQTENDFRDLFNPHKKDSSSKKQSLAYLYLQKKYNNHSNDLFLFYNSKQDIQQFFGSLESYKQKLLNAGILQYLNVIKQVAINRAARIIDSLNLDQDQIDRIKSTIL; the protein is encoded by the coding sequence ATGATTAATTTGATTCATCAAGAAATGAATCACCTCATCGTGAGTAAATTGACGAATAGTGGCCTTAAAGAGTTATTGCTTTCTTTTATTGCACATAAGAAGGCATTAAACTTTGCACAACTAACATGGATTCATTATCAAGCATTTGGTGGGAAAGGCGAACAAATTTACAGATTAGCTGCTGCGGTAGAACTGCTAATCTTATCATTTGATATTTTAGATGATCTAGAGGACCAAGATAATACAGAGGAGCCTTGGATGCAACTCGACTATTCGCTTTCATTAAATGCAGCAACCACACTCTATACCCTAAGCCAAAGTGCAATCTTAACGCTTCATTCATCCCATAAAGTTGAGATTTATCAATCTTTTCTTAAGTACTCACTACTAGCAATGGAAGGACAACATGATGATCTTGAAAATAATATTACTTCTGAAGAGCATTGTCTCCAAACAATGAAGTTGAAATCAGGATCATTAATTGCATTAGCGTCAGTATGCGGTATGCAGCTTGCTGGTAAGTATGATACTAAAGTAGAGGAATATTCCTACGAAATTGGTTTAGCGGCCCAAACAGAAAATGATTTCAGAGATTTATTTAACCCTCACAAAAAGGATAGTTCATCAAAAAAACAATCATTGGCATATCTTTACTTACAAAAGAAGTATAATAATCATTCCAATGATCTTTTTTTGTTCTATAATAGTAAACAAGACATTCAACAATTTTTCGGAAGCTTAGAAAGCTATAAGCAAAAATTGCTAAATGCTGGTATTCTACAGTATTTAAATGTTATTAAGCAAGTGGCTATTAATCGAGCAGCTAGAATTATTGATAGTCTCAACTTAGATCAAGATCAAATAGATAGAATTAAATCAACTATACTATGA
- the comX gene encoding competence pheromone ComX, which produces MQEIVNFLIENPDVLEKVVNGQASLLGVDLDDVLGLVEGILGSGLLKSTYWF; this is translated from the coding sequence ATGCAAGAAATCGTAAATTTTTTAATTGAAAATCCAGACGTTTTAGAAAAAGTGGTAAATGGACAAGCTAGCTTGTTAGGCGTTGATCTAGACGATGTATTAGGGTTAGTTGAGGGGATATTGGGTTCTGGTTTATTAAAAAGTACTTACTGGTTCTAA
- a CDS encoding histidine kinase, protein MRITLNGIIKFLIVVSILFSFYIIYLNFKYPYIGASVKLEDNNELVVIGVEPKTWAKKVGISLGDVITDVDGKDPSTHHASIRYGHLEQVTSFTIERNGKIIQYEVPKTLLSYQSLFITIIPLTVLFLCLFCIYFVYRSNKKNSLKSAHLLNFFLLILAMAYISASGSSRGDVISRYINLGLFILVPVSYLHFIYQYFRELGKVLFNFRFIQFGYTIVVLNIVAEIFLNMLWIDFTVNRLLNLASFFTLLILTFILKFSGLKKIKYSEQAYIVKVLIVTNVLAFTPFLLFYVLPFILFQKYIFSPTILSAFLLLIPFSLVYQFIAIKIYDIEFLLGRIKYYALLAIIPALLIVSMILNLKENSPSFYPIQLTVYIYVALVIVFYVKEIFDYRFRLKRFSEKYNYQDSIFKYTQSIRKASTLEQVVSELKQVIIDVLLVSKAYFIEVDKEKNISSVDPNAKEADYSPYVNEIKDVSNEIGKIIEVNKGFIINIGETEDKSYVLLCLSVLNTPILTRDEISWLKTLSFYTNVSLENFLKIDELMQHLQKVETEGQNPAWLTKLLFSIEEKQRSNLAKDLHDSVLQDLVSLKRQTEMALAEVDIDSDKLKSQLQEMNTNMTKIIKTTRETCQELRPQLLYDLGLVKALNKLVIQFQDSVEFDIRLNTGNFTMNLDIDTQLNLYRIVQELLTNAQKHSKAKNVLIILVCIKDKIVLHYEDDGIGFEYHEHFNRSESMGLSGMSERIKALKGTINIESSRNNGLKIDIEI, encoded by the coding sequence ATGCGTATTACCCTTAACGGCATAATTAAATTTCTTATAGTTGTAAGCATACTCTTCTCTTTTTACATTATTTACCTAAATTTCAAGTATCCATATATAGGGGCTAGTGTTAAATTAGAAGACAATAATGAATTAGTTGTAATAGGTGTAGAGCCAAAGACATGGGCAAAAAAAGTAGGAATTAGTCTAGGGGATGTTATAACGGACGTAGATGGTAAGGATCCAAGTACTCATCATGCATCAATAAGATATGGTCACTTGGAACAAGTCACAAGCTTTACAATTGAAAGAAATGGAAAAATCATTCAATATGAAGTACCAAAGACATTATTAAGTTATCAAAGTCTTTTTATAACAATTATTCCCCTAACTGTTTTATTTCTATGTCTATTTTGCATTTATTTTGTATATCGTTCAAACAAAAAAAATAGTCTTAAATCTGCTCATCTCTTAAATTTCTTCTTACTGATTCTTGCAATGGCTTATATTAGTGCCAGTGGATCTTCGAGGGGAGACGTAATAAGCAGATATATCAATCTAGGGCTATTTATATTAGTCCCTGTTAGTTACCTGCATTTTATTTACCAATATTTTCGAGAATTAGGTAAAGTATTGTTCAACTTTAGGTTTATTCAATTTGGCTATACTATTGTTGTGTTAAATATAGTTGCTGAAATATTCCTAAATATGCTTTGGATTGATTTTACAGTAAATAGACTATTAAACTTAGCATCTTTCTTTACTCTTCTTATCTTAACTTTCATCCTGAAGTTTAGTGGGTTAAAGAAAATAAAATATTCTGAACAAGCTTATATTGTAAAAGTTCTCATTGTAACGAATGTTTTAGCTTTTACACCTTTTTTATTATTTTATGTTTTACCTTTTATCTTATTTCAAAAATATATATTTTCACCAACAATCTTATCTGCATTCTTATTGCTTATACCATTTTCCCTAGTTTATCAATTTATTGCTATAAAAATATACGACATAGAATTTTTATTGGGAAGAATAAAATATTATGCTCTATTGGCAATTATCCCAGCACTTCTAATTGTATCTATGATTCTGAATCTAAAGGAAAATAGTCCTTCATTCTACCCCATACAATTAACAGTATATATTTATGTAGCCTTAGTTATTGTATTCTATGTGAAAGAAATATTTGATTACAGATTTAGATTGAAAAGATTCTCTGAAAAGTATAATTATCAAGATAGTATTTTTAAATATACACAAAGTATTAGAAAAGCGAGTACTCTTGAGCAAGTAGTGTCCGAATTAAAACAGGTTATAATAGATGTTTTACTAGTAAGCAAAGCCTATTTCATTGAAGTTGACAAGGAAAAGAACATTTCATCAGTAGATCCTAATGCGAAGGAAGCGGATTATAGTCCTTATGTGAATGAGATTAAAGATGTTTCTAATGAGATTGGTAAGATTATAGAGGTTAATAAAGGATTTATTATTAATATTGGTGAAACAGAGGATAAAAGCTATGTTCTTTTATGCTTATCAGTGCTAAATACACCTATTTTAACGAGAGACGAAATCTCTTGGTTAAAAACTCTTTCCTTTTATACAAATGTATCACTAGAGAATTTCCTTAAGATTGATGAGCTTATGCAGCATCTGCAAAAGGTAGAAACGGAAGGGCAAAATCCTGCGTGGCTTACGAAGCTTTTGTTTTCCATTGAAGAAAAGCAAAGGTCGAATTTAGCAAAGGATTTACATGATTCCGTATTACAGGATCTCGTTTCTTTAAAGAGACAGACTGAAATGGCCTTAGCTGAAGTTGACATTGATTCAGATAAGCTGAAATCTCAGTTACAAGAAATGAATACGAATATGACTAAGATTATAAAAACGACAAGAGAAACGTGTCAGGAACTTCGTCCACAGCTTTTGTATGATTTAGGATTGGTTAAAGCTTTGAATAAGCTTGTTATTCAGTTTCAAGATAGTGTTGAGTTTGACATTCGTTTAAATACAGGTAATTTCACGATGAACCTAGATATTGATACACAGCTTAATTTGTATCGTATTGTTCAGGAGTTGTTAACAAACGCTCAAAAGCACTCAAAGGCTAAGAACGTACTGATTATCCTTGTGTGTATTAAGGATAAGATTGTGTTACACTATGAGGATGATGGTATAGGCTTTGAGTATCATGAACATTTTAATCGTTCAGAGAGTATGGGACTTTCAGGAATGAGTGAAAGAATAAAAGCTTTAAAGGGAACAATAAATATCGAAAGCTCAAGGAATAATGGTTTGAAAATAGATATTGAAATATAG
- a CDS encoding response regulator transcription factor, with translation MLYILVIDDHPAVREGTKAILEAEEGVKVDCLAPPYTIEVLKKIDFSQYDVLLMDLNLGDVNGMDLSVEILRLSTKSKIILYTGYDVEDYFEEALQIGIYGAVSKTESKDKLLDYIRHAIEGEIVLSYDYFKKVLTQNEIHTKKKETHEYIFSDREVAILQEVEKGLTNQEIADSLHLSKRTIEYSLTAIFNKLNVSSRTEAVLIAKSKGLLD, from the coding sequence ATGTTGTATATATTGGTAATTGATGACCATCCAGCTGTTAGAGAAGGAACCAAAGCGATATTAGAAGCAGAAGAGGGTGTGAAGGTAGATTGCTTGGCTCCACCTTATACGATTGAGGTGCTTAAAAAGATCGATTTTTCACAATACGATGTCTTATTAATGGATTTAAATCTTGGCGATGTCAACGGGATGGATTTGTCAGTAGAGATTTTACGTCTTTCTACCAAGTCAAAGATTATTCTTTACACGGGCTATGATGTTGAGGATTATTTTGAAGAGGCGTTACAAATAGGCATATATGGTGCTGTTAGTAAAACAGAGTCGAAGGACAAGCTTTTAGATTATATTCGTCATGCGATTGAAGGAGAAATTGTCCTTTCTTATGATTATTTCAAAAAGGTGTTAACGCAAAATGAAATTCATACGAAAAAGAAAGAAACGCATGAATATATATTTAGTGATAGAGAAGTGGCCATACTTCAAGAGGTTGAGAAAGGTTTAACCAATCAGGAAATAGCGGACTCTCTTCACTTAAGTAAGCGGACCATAGAATATAGTTTAACAGCAATATTTAATAAGCTTAACGTAAGTAGTAGGACAGAAGCCGTATTGATTGCTAAATCAAAAGGGCTTTTAGATTAA
- a CDS encoding hotdog fold thioesterase yields the protein MDFHVKNTLMEALGIEILSVTNEGVVATMPVDHRTHQPFGLLHGGASVALAETVASIGAYSLIDQETEVCVGLEINANHIKGKKSGLVTAHAKPAHRGKTTMVWEIKIVDEEEDLICLSRCTMAVLKKKL from the coding sequence ATGGATTTTCATGTAAAAAACACATTAATGGAAGCGTTAGGAATAGAAATCCTTTCAGTAACGAATGAAGGTGTGGTAGCGACGATGCCAGTTGACCATCGAACACATCAGCCATTTGGTTTACTGCATGGAGGCGCTTCTGTTGCGCTTGCTGAAACAGTAGCAAGCATTGGGGCTTACTCATTAATTGATCAAGAAACGGAAGTGTGTGTAGGGTTAGAAATTAATGCAAATCATATAAAAGGAAAGAAATCAGGTCTTGTGACGGCTCATGCAAAGCCAGCTCATAGAGGAAAAACAACAATGGTCTGGGAGATAAAAATAGTAGATGAAGAGGAAGACCTAATTTGTTTATCAAGATGTACGATGGCTGTGCTGAAAAAGAAGCTTTAA